One segment of Drosophila ananassae strain 14024-0371.13 chromosome 3R, ASM1763931v2, whole genome shotgun sequence DNA contains the following:
- the LOC6497191 gene encoding anaphase-promoting complex subunit 11 — MKVTIKSWTGVATWRWIANDENCGICRMSFESTCPECALPGDDCPLVWGVCSHCFHMHCIVKWLNLQPLNKQCPMCRQSWKFNIH, encoded by the coding sequence ATGAAAGTAACAATCAAGTCATGGACGGGAGTTGCAACTTGGCGTTGGATAGCGAATGACGAGAACTGCGGTATCTGTCGCATGTCCTTCGAGAGCACCTGCCCGGAGTGCGCGCTGCCCGGTGACGACTGCCCACTCGTGTGGGGTGTCTGCTCGCATTGCTTTCACATGCATTGCATTGTCAAGTGGCTCAACCTGCAACCGTTGAATAAACAGTGTCCCATGTGCCGCCAGAGCTGGAAGTTCAACATACACTAA
- the LOC26513678 gene encoding flocculation protein FLO11, with product MMENTEAQQHLTGLPPLPKSLSAAAAAPVSVSASSHSRTASPASNVAALTAAAGELYLGPSTSSAARNRSYNGHNHSQRHGSLSSTQESLSDRESVHSRASSTHSAGAGHTPTNSSSSTGATSSTIDNQLAILRREMYGLRQLDLSLLSQLWALNESIQGFRVFLQEQDALSPPSRSRTPSDANSLSSDEEDDGSYAPVATKLMEAPGGPSPGAAGSRTIASPAASGGLPTKLATGSTTSHASTSSNSGTSGSSSAASSMGKHQQQQQQQQTGHYNQRPAPPPAPPAQHKAHPQLPRILQQRMRQAPPPPPPTRPKGSGGGGASTSSSNHSISSVTQPQSHPHQHPHSHAHHSRPV from the coding sequence ATGATGGAAAATACTGAAGCCCAGCAGCATTTGACGGGTCTGCCCCCACTGCCAAAAAGTTTGagtgcagctgcagctgctccCGTTTCCGTATCTGCTTCCTCGCATTCACGCACTGCATCGCCAGCTTCTAATGTGGCCGCCTTGACCGCTGCCGCCGGTGAGCTCTACCTAGGCCCCTCCACCTCGTCAGCGGCCAGGAATCGCAGTTACAACGGCCACAACCACAGCCAGCGGCATGGCAGCCTCTCATCCACACAGGAGTCGCTTAGCGATCGCGAGTCTGTACACAGTCGCGCCTCCTCTACTCACAGTGCGGGCGCGGGCCACACCCCCACCAACAGCTCCAGCAGCACAGGTGCCACCTCGTCGACCATCGACAACCAGCTGGCTATTCTGCGCCGCGAGATGTATGGCCTGCGCCAACTAGACCTGTCGCTATTGTCGCAGCTGTGGGCACTGAATGAGTCGATACAGGGATTTCGGGTGTTTCTGCAAGAGCAGGACGCCCTGTCGCCGCCGTCGCGATCACGCACGCCATCTGATGCTAATTCGCTGTCGTCAGACGAAGAGGACGATGGATCCTATGCGCCAGTAGCTACCAAGCTAATGGAAGCGCCAGGAGGACCGAGCCCTGGAGCGGCAGGATCCCGTACCATAGCTTCGCCGGCAGCCAGCGGAGGACTACCTACGAAGCTAGCCACGGGATCGACTACTTCTCACGCTTCGACCAGCTCCAATTCTGGAACCTCAGGCTCCTCTTCGGCTGCCTCGTCGATGGGCAagcatcaacaacaacagcagcagcagcagactGGCCATTACAACCAAAGGCCAGCTCCACCACCCGCACCACCAGCCCAGCACAAGGCGCATCCGCAGCTACCGAGGATCCTGCAGCAGCGGATGAGGCAGGCACCGCCCCCGCCGCCACCCACACGGCCGAAAGGAAGCGGAGGTGGTGGGGCCAGCACCAGTAGCAGCAACCACAGCATCAGTAGTGTCACCCAGCCACAGTCTCACCCACACCAACATCCCCATTCACACGCCCACCACTCGCGACCCGTATGA
- the LOC6498342 gene encoding angiotensin-converting enzyme-related protein, protein MFLKSGMLAIGLVLLLWLPHGLSMGNSCSASVLEARRFFELENEQLRKRYHEEFLSGYNYNTNVTEENRQAMIEVYARNAELNKRLAKTIKASDYAQSEDASIRRQAEHLSKLGASALSAEDYLALQNAISSMQSNYATVNVCSYTNRSDCTLALEPEIQERLTHSRDPAELAWYWREWYDKAGTPMREHFAEYVRLTRKAAQLNGYPSYADYWVQFYEDTDFERQLDAAFKQLLPFYRQIHGYVRYRLRQHYGPEVVPAEGNIPMSLLGNMWGQSWNEVIDLFTPYPEKPFVDVKAEMERQGYTVQKLFELGDQFFQSLGMRALPSSFWNLSMLTRPTERQVVCHASAWDFYQDSDVRIKMCTEVDNHYFYVVHHELGHIQYYLQYEGQPAVFRGAPNPGFHEAVGDVIALSVMSAKHLKTIGLIENGRLDEKSRINQLFKQALSKIVFLPFGYAVEKYRYAVFRNELDESQWNCGFWQMRSEYGGLEPPVARTEKDFDATAKYHVDADVEYLRYFAAHIFQFQFHKALCRLAGQYAPDDSQLTLDNCDIFGSKTAGRALSQFLSKGSSRHWKEVLQEFTGETEMDPSALLEYFDPLYQWLKKENSRLGVPLGWSQTNKIPSDCCGTFST, encoded by the exons ATGTTTCTGAAAAGCGGGATGCTGGCCATTGGGCTAGTTCTCTTGCTATGG CTGCCCCATGGCCTGTCCATGGGTAATTCTTGCTCGGCCTCAGTGCTGGAGGCCCGCCGCTTCTTTGAACTGGAGAACGAGCAGCTGAGGAAACGATACCACGAAGAGTTCCTCTCCGGCTACAACTACAACACCAACGTCACGGAGGAGAATCGTCAGGCCATGATTGAGGTCTACGCCCGCAATGCGGAATTAAATAAACGTCTGGCGAAGACCATTAAGGCCTCCGATTATGCCCAGTCGGAGGATGCAAGCATTCGCCGGCAAGCCGAGCACCTGTCCAAACTGGGTGCCTCGGCGTTGAGTGCAGAGGACTACCTGGCGCTACAGAACGCCATTAGTTCCATGCAGTCCAACTACGCCACTGTCAATGTGTGCTCCTACACAAACAGAAGCGACTGCACGTTGGCCTTGGAGCCGGAAATCCAGGAGCGCCTGACGCACAGCAGGGATCCTGCGGAGCTGGCCTGGTACTGGCGGGAGTGGTACGATAAGGCTGGCACTCCCATGCGGGAGCACTTTGCCGAGTACGTAAGACTGACGCGTAAGGCGGCGCAGTTGAATG GCTATCCCTCCTACGCCGACTACTGGGTGCAGTTCTACGAGGACACCGACTTTGAACGCCAACTGGATGCAGCCTTCAAGCAGCTTCTTCCCTTCTACAGACAAATCCATGGCTATGTGCGGTACCGCCTGAGGCAACACTATGGTCCGGAAGTTGTCCCGGCTGAGGGCAACATCCCGATGAGTCTGCTGGGCAACATGTGGGGGCAGTCGTGGAACGAGGTAATTGACCTGTTCACCCCATATCCGGAGAAGCCGTTCGTGGACGTTAAGGCCGAGATGGAGCGTCAGGGCTACACTGTGCAGAAACTGTTTGAGCTTGGAGATCAGTTTTTCCAATCGCTCGGCATGCGCGCCCTGCCCTCCAGCTTCTGGAACCTGAGTATGCTCACCCGTCCCACGGAACGCCAGGTGGTGTGCCACGCTTCTGCCTGGGACTTCTATCAGGACAGTGATGTGAGGATCAAAATGTGCACCGAGGTGGATAACCACTACTTCTATGTGGTGCACCACGAACTGGGCCACATCCAGTATTATCTGCAGTACGAAGGGCAGCCGGCTGTGTTCCGGGGAGCTCCCAATCCCGGTTTCCATGAAGCTGTGGGCGATGTCATCGCTCTGTCGGTGATGTCTGCTAAGCACTTGAAAACCATAGGACTGATAGAGAACGGCCGGCTGGACGAGAAGAGTCGCATCAATCAACTGTTCAAGCAGGCGCTCTCCAAGATTGTATTCCTTCCCTTTGGCTATGCCGTAGAGAAGTATCGGTATGCCGTCTTCCGCAACGAACTGGACGAATCGCAATGGAACTGCGGCTTCTGGCAAATGCGATCGGAGTACGGGGGCCTTGAGCCGCCAGTGGCACGCACGGAAAAGGACTTTGATGCGACGGCCAAATACCATGTGGATGCGGATGTAGAGTATCTGCGCTACTTTGCCGCCCACAtcttccagttccagttccacaAGGCACTCTGCCGCCTGGCCGGACAATATGCCCCGGATGACAGCCAACTCACGCTGGATAACTGCGACATCTTCGGCAGCAAGACGGCGGGTCGGGCACTCAGCCAATTCCTCTCCAAGGGCAGCTCCCGCCACTGGAAGGAGGTGCTCCAGGAGTTCACAGGCGAGACTGAGATGGATCCTTCAGCCTTGCTGGAGTACTTCGATCCTCTGTACCAATGGCTGAAGAAGGAAAACAGCCGTCTGGGAGTTCCCCTAGGCTGGAGCCAAACAAACA AGATCCCTTCGGATTGCTGCGGTACTTTCAGCACTTAG